GATTACGTTAACGGCCTAGAGCTAAACGCTGGTGAACTCGTTGTTCTTGAAAACGTTCGCTTTAACAAAGGCGAGAAGAAAAACGAAGAAGCACTTTCTAAGCAATACGCTGCACTATGTGACATCTTTGTAATGGATGCATTCGGTACAGCTCACCGTGCACAAGCTTCTACTCACGGTGTAGGTACTTACGCTCCTGTAGCATGTGCTGGTCCTCTTCTAGCTGCTGAGCTTGAAGCGCTTGGTAAAGCAATGGACAACCCAGAGCGTCCGCTAGTGGCTATCGTTGGTGGTTCTAAAGTTTCTACTAAACTAACCGTTCTTGAGTCGCTATCTAAAATCGCTGACCAACTTGTTGTTGGTGGTGGTATCGCGAACACATTCATCGCTGCTGAAGGCCACAACGTAGGTAAGTCTCTATACGAAGCCGACCTAGTTGAAACGGCTCAGAAGCTAATGAAAGAGTGTGCTATCCCAGTAGCGACTGACGTTGCATGTGCGAAAGCATTCGACGAAAACGCAGAAGCTGAAATCAAGCACGTTTCTGAAGTTCAAGACGACGACATGATCTTCGACCTTGGCCCAGATTCAACTGCAGCACTAGCTGAAATCATCGGTAACGCGAAAACTATCCTTTGGAACGGCCCTGTAGGCGTATTCGAATTCAAGAACTTCGAAGCGGGTACTGCTGGTATCTCTAAAGCAATCGCTGAATCTGCAGGTTTCTCTGTAGCAGGTGGTGGTGACACGCTAGCAGCTATCGACAAGTTCGGTATCAAAGCTGACGTTTCTTACATCTCTACTGGCGGTGGCGCTTTCCTTGAATTCGTTGAAGGTAAAGTACTTCCTGCAGTAGCAATGCTTGAAGAGCGTGCTAAAGCATAATTGATTTAGAAAGGCGAGATGTGAACCTCGCCTTTTAACGTTTGCTGCATATCACACTTTTTTGCTAGAATGGCATAAGTTGTGAGCAAACGATTGCAAGTTTTTGA
The Vibrio kanaloae genome window above contains:
- a CDS encoding phosphoglycerate kinase, producing MSVIKMTDLELAGKRVFIRADLNVPVKDGKVTSDARILASLPTIKLCLDAGAKVMVTSHLGRPTEGEYNEEFSLAPVVNYLNDALDCDVKLAKDYVNGLELNAGELVVLENVRFNKGEKKNEEALSKQYAALCDIFVMDAFGTAHRAQASTHGVGTYAPVACAGPLLAAELEALGKAMDNPERPLVAIVGGSKVSTKLTVLESLSKIADQLVVGGGIANTFIAAEGHNVGKSLYEADLVETAQKLMKECAIPVATDVACAKAFDENAEAEIKHVSEVQDDDMIFDLGPDSTAALAEIIGNAKTILWNGPVGVFEFKNFEAGTAGISKAIAESAGFSVAGGGDTLAAIDKFGIKADVSYISTGGGAFLEFVEGKVLPAVAMLEERAKA